One Gossypium raimondii isolate GPD5lz chromosome 3, ASM2569854v1, whole genome shotgun sequence genomic window carries:
- the LOC105796439 gene encoding transcription factor bHLH62, producing MEKDKAFMSEELKNRTTTRQQQPAWNPCGFMTEMSTNELNCGTEQVGNYFFNPNWENSMDQSDPFESALSSMVSSPAASNVGSGENVMMRELIGKLWNICNSKDIITNSTNASSYSTPLNSPPFSTDPGFAERAARFSCFGGLNDPLRDSLKLSGHVNGTQTIKNSTLSRSSSPENAESGVSKEESSVSEQLPGGNNKKRKSIPRGKAKETPSPATVDAKVAAENNDESNAKRSKQNGTVKASNKEDSKPPEPPKDYIHVRARRGQATDSHSLAERVRREKISERMKFLQDLVPGCNKVTGKAVMLDEIINYVQSLQRQVEFLSMKLATVNPRMDVNMETLLSKDMFQSRGLLPHAVYSMEPTFPFGYQPQQGLALNNGIANTTSQQGFQLPQVNGFIDGNPQVGSIWEDDLQSIVQMGFGQNQAQCYQGSIAPGQVKIEL from the exons atgGAAAAAGACAAAGCTTTTATGTCTGAAGAGCTGAAGAACAGAACAACAACACGACAACAACAACCAGCTTGGAACCCTTGTGGTTTTATGACAGAAATGTCAACAAATGAGCTGAATTGTGGAACAGAACAAGTTGGGAACTATTTTTTCAATCCAAATTGGGAAAATTCAATGGATCAGAGCGATCCCTTTGAATCAGCATTAAGTTCCATGGTGTCTTCTCCAGCTGCTTCCAATGTTGGTTCCGGTGAAAATGTAATGATGCGGgaattaattggaaaattatGGAATATATGCAATTCTAAAGATATCATCACCAACAGTACTAATGCTTCATCTTATAGTACGCCATTGAATTCACCTCCATTTTCAACTGACCCTGGATTTGCTGAAAGAGCTGCTAGATTTTCTTGTTTTGGTGGCTTAAATGATCCATTAAGGGATTCACTTAAGCTTTCAGGTCATGTTAATGGAACTCAAACCATTAAGAACAGTACCCTTTCAAGATCTTCTTCACCAGAAAATGCAGAATCTGGTGTTTCTAAGGAAGAATCTTCAGTTTCTGAACAACTCCCAGGTGGTAATAACAAGAAAAGGAAATCAATTCCAAGGGGAAAAGCAAAAGAAACTCCATCACCAGCAACTGTTGATGCCAAGGTTGCAGCTGAGAATAATGATGAATCCAATGCTAAAAGAAGCAAACAAAATGGCACTGTTAAAGCTTCAAATAAGGAGGATTCAAAGCCACCAGAGCCACCAAAGGACTATATCCATGTTAGGGCAAGAAGGGGTCAAGCAACTGATAGTCATAGTCTTGCTGAAAGA gttagaagagagaaaataagtgAAAGGATGAAGTTCCTACAGGATCTTGTTCCTGGTTGCAATAAG GTGACCGGTAAAGCAGTTATGTTAGATGAAATCATCAACTATGTGCAGTCATTGCAACGCCaggtcgag TTCCTATCTATGAAGTTGGCTACTGTGAATCCAAGGATGGATGTTAACATGGAAACACTTTTATCAAAAGAT ATGTTCCAATCTCGTGGATTGTTGCCGCACGCTGTCTATTCGATGGAACCGACGTTCCCTTTCGGGTATCAACCACAGCAAGGACTAGCTCTTAACAATGGCATAGCCAATACTACTTCTCAACAAGGCTTTCAGTTGCCTCAAGTTAATGGTTTCATTGATGGTAATCCACAAGTTGGATCAATTTGGGAGGATGATTTACAGAGCATTGTTCAAATGGGGTTTGGACAGAATCAAGCACAATGCTATCAAG GTTCAATAGCTCCAGGCCAAGTGAAAATTGAGCTATAG
- the LOC105796440 gene encoding cysteine proteinase inhibitor B, translated as MAKAEVVIVLSLLLVTTVVDGLGGRMRINDVKNNKEVQELGRFSVEEYNRRSQGRLRFSLANGGPSTALVFSQVVGAEKQVVAGIKYYLKIKAMQGGVTKTFESVVLVKPWVQSKDLLNFSPSTH; from the coding sequence ATGGCGAAAGCTGAGGTTGTAATTGTTCTGTCTTTGTTGTTGGTGACAACAGTGGTTGATGGGTTGGGAGGGAGGATGAGGATAAACGATGTGAAGAACAACAAAGAGGTGCAAGAGCTTGGGAGGTTCTCGGTGGAGGAGTATAACAGGCGGAGCCAAGGGCGGTTGCGTTTCAGTTTGGCCAATGGTGGGCCGTCGACGGCGTTGGTTTTCTCTCAAGTGGTGGGAGCTGAGAAACAGGTGGTTGCTGGGATCAAGTATTATCTCAAGATTAAAGCCATGCAAGGTGGGGTAACCAAGACCTTTGAGTCAGTGGTTTTGGTTAAACCTTGGGTTCAATCCAAGGACTTGCTTAATTTTTCCCCTTCTACTCATTAA
- the LOC105796441 gene encoding protein transport protein SEC23 — protein sequence MSEMANTDPEGIDAVRMTWNVWPRTKVEASACVIPLAVSIAPIRSHPDIPTLPYSPLRCKSCSSALNAFARVDFTAKIWICPFCYQRNHFPPHYAMISDTNLPCELYPQYTTVQYSLQANPDPNNPSNVPQLPPVFVFVLDTCMIEEELGFVKSAMKQALGLLPEHALVGFVSFGTQAHAHELGFSDISKVYVFRGDKEISKEQVLEQLGLGSAGRRPTAGYPKGLQNGHSNTGVNRFLLPASDCEYTLNSLLDELQTDQWPVQPGNRASRCTGVALSVATGLLGACMPGTGARIIALVGGPCTEGPGTIVSKDLSEPVRSHKDLDKDAAPYFKKAVRFYDSLAKQLVSQGHVLDLFASALDQVGVAEMKVAVERTGGLVVLAESFGHSVFKGSFRRMFKDGEQSLGLCFNGLLEINCSKDIKIQGVIGPCTSLEKKGPNVSDTVIGEGNTSAWKMCGLDKSTCLTVLFDVSSTERSNAPGTANSQLYLQFLTSYQDPEGKRMLRVTTLTRQWVDSAVSSEELVHGFDQEAAAVVMARVTSLKMEMEDGFDATRWLDRNLIRVCSKFGEYRKDDASSFTLNPCFSLFPQFMFNLRRSQFVQVFNNSPDETAYFRMLLNRENITNAAVMIQPSLISYSFNSLPQPALLDVASISADRILLLDAYFSIVIFHGMTIAQWRNMGYQSQPEHQAFSQLLQAPHVDAQMILQERFPVPRLVVCDQHGSQARFLLAKLNPSATYNNSIDMAAGSDVIFTDDVSLQIFFEHLQKLAVQS from the exons ATGTCGGAGATGGCGAACACTGATCCCGAAGGGATTGACGCCGTACGGATGACGTGGAATGTTTGGCCACGTACTAAAGTGGAAGCGAGCGCCTGTGTTATTCCGTTAGCCGTTTCCATTGCTCCGATCCGGTCACACCCGGACATCCCGACGCTCCCTTACTCGCCTTTACGGTGCAAGTCCTGTTCTTCCGCGCTCAATGCTTTCGCGCGCGTTGATTTCACCGCCAAGATTTGGATCTGTCCGTTCTGTTACCAGCGCAACCATTTCCCCCCGCATTATGCGATGATCTCCGATACGAACCTGCCTTGTGAACTCTACCCGCAATATACCACGGTGCAATACTCGCTTCAAGCGAATCCCGATCCAAACAACCCTTCCAATGTGCCTCAATTGCCGCCGGTGTTTGTGTTCGTGTTGGACACGTGTATGATCGAGGAAGAGCTTGGTTTCGTTAAATCGGCGATGAAACAGGCTCTTGGGTTGTTGCCGGAACACGCGCTTGTTGGGTTCGTTTCGTTTGGGACTCAAGCGCATGCTCATGAATTGGGGTTCTCGGATATATCAAAGGTCTATGTTTTCAGGGGTGATAAGGAGATTTCTAAGGAACAAGTGTTGGAGCAGTTGGGCCTTGGTTCTGCCGGGCGGCGGCCGACCGCTGGATATCCGAAAGGCCTGCAAAATGGGCACTCAAATACCGGCGTTAACCGGTTTCTTTTGCCTGCTTCCGATTGCGAGTACACCCTCAATTCG TTGTTGGATGAGTTGCAAACGGATCAGTGGCCTGTACAACCGGGCAATAGGGCGTCGAGGTGCACCGGAGTGGCCTTAAGTGTTGCAACAGGATTGCTTGGAGCCTGCATGCCTGGAACTGGTGCTAGGATTATTGCTTTGGTTGGTGGTCCATGTACTGAAGGGCCGGGGACG ATTGTTTCGAAGGACTTGTCAGAACCTGTACGTTCACATAAAGATCTTGATAAGGATGCTGCACCATATTTTAAGAAAGCAGTCAGATTTTATGATAGTCTTGCAAAACAGTTAGTCAGCCAGGGTCATGTACTAGACCTTTTTGCATCTGCACTTGATCAG GTTGGGGTTGCCGAAATGAAAGTTGCAGTTGAAAGAACTGGTGGCCTTGTTGTTCTAGCTGAAAGTTTTGGTCATTCTGTATTTAAAGGTTCTTTCAGGCGTATGTTCAAGGACGGAGAACAATCTCTTGGCCTATGTTTTAA TGGCCTGCTTGAGATCAACTGTTCAAAAGACATCAAAATTCAAGGGGTCATTGGACCTTGCACTTCTTTGGAGAAG AAAGGACCTAACGTCTCTGACACAGTCATTGGTGAGGGGAACACTTCAGCATGGAAAATGTGTGGCCTTGACAAGAGTACATGCTTGACAGTTTTATTTGATGTTTCATCAACTGAGCGATCAAATGCCCCAGGAACGGCGAATTCACAGCTTTATTTGCAGTTTCTTACAAG TTATCAAGACCCTGAAGGTAAAAGAATGCTTCGAGTTACTACTTTGACAAGACAATGGGTAGACAGTGCTGTTAGTTCAGAG GAATTAGTACATGGTTTTGATCAAGAGGCTGCTGCTGTTGTAATGGCAAGAGTAACTTCTCTAAAAATGGAGATGGAG GATGGGTTTGATGCTACACGGTGGTTGGATCGGAATCTCATTCGAGTTTGTTCCAAATTTGGAGAGTATCGGAAGGATGATGCATCATCTTTTACATTAAACCCTTGCTTTTCTTTGTTCCCTCAATTTATGTTTAATCTACGACGGTCACAATTTGTTCAG GTTTTTAACAACAGTCCGGATGAAACTGCCTACTTTCGAATGTTACTAAACAGAGAAAACATTACAAATGCAGCTGTTATGATTCAACCATCATTAATATCGTATTCATTCAACTCGCTGCCTCAACCAGCATTATTGGATGTGGCTTCCATTTCAGCTGATCGTATTCTCTTGCTAGATGCATATTTCAGTATTGTTATATTCCATGGTATGACAATAGCACAGTGGCGCAACATGGGTTACCAGAGTCAGCCTGAACATCAG GCATTTTCACAGCTTTTGCAAGCACCTCATGTTGATGCCCAAATGATTCTTCAGGAGCGCTTCCCTGTCCCTagattggttgtatgtgatcaACATGGATCCCAG GCAAGATTTTTGTTAGCAAAATTGAACCCATCAGCAACATACAATAATTCCATCGACATGGCTGCTGGATCAGATGTAATATTTACAGACGATGTAAGCCTACAAATCTTCTTCGAGCATCTCCAGAAGTTGGCCGTGCAATCTTGA